Proteins encoded together in one Falco peregrinus isolate bFalPer1 chromosome 2, bFalPer1.pri, whole genome shotgun sequence window:
- the LOC101912629 gene encoding kinesin-like protein KIF19 isoform X6, producing MVRIQVRVPLSLSLSPPPHVHPKFSQVALRIRPMNTAELAEGARPIAHRVDEQVVVLQDPMEDPDDILRASRSREKSYIFDVAFDSTATQETVYHATTRSLIMVVVSGYNATVFTYGPTGCGKTYTMLGTDGEPGICARTLGDLFQAIQDASGDVEYEVSMSYLEIYNEMIRDLMNPSLGCLQLREDAGGTVRVAGITEVSATNADEVMQLLAQGNRQRTQEPTAANRTSSRSHAVLQVTVRRWRRGRGLRHGRLFLIDLAGSERAAQTQNHGQRMKEGAHINRSLLALGNCIKALSHRTSTRYINYRDSKLTRLLKDSLGGNSHTVMIAHISPASTAFEESRSTLAYAQRAKSIRSTVRHNLPGVSYSVMADLHRGIQCLKGQGDAKPGQPGQGKHQDIPYIQAQVRLCGDRPKLGCVREDLLGTCRDQAALRDLLLRLEGTTLRAQHLLTLAGTRQDQQWSKEEQGELNGPGDSEGDSDAGDEQLDVPEPPSVAVAHKSIATLLEEQGGLQKPEVWDPCPHRQQLKPHPQKSEFYKSQPSSVGPPAALGVHGCSWAEAELVQHFWQRQQGTQRLEEALRHQRSWEEQREVLALLCRLHQLELELTESRSHTLLKGGLRHLPATTMRHFDWHQALCACIIQQQQLITDHRLPVPQSLEELYETYLRELAEGPGETGTLKVGQDTPTLPAHAGPSPPVPAQGTSLPKIPQVAGTESLPASDWDSVWAQSCEHPAPPQQGPRCDTLPPLRPTGDRYRWASPAPHVHGAACAPQPGGRGSGVSPLQQHSNPHGQEDPAGTAPGEHSSACPNFQTGNGAPGAHATGQPGQPEDPARLLPG from the exons ATGGTTCGCATACAGGTCCGTGtccccctgtccctgtccctgtccccaccaccCCATGTTCATCCCAAATTCTCACAGGTGGCTCTTCGCATCCGTCCGATGAACACTGCCGAGCTGGCGGAGGGGGCCAGGCCCATCGCCCACCGCGTGGATGAGCAG GTTGTGGTGCTGCAAGACCCCATGGAAGACCCCGATGACATCCTGCGAGCCAGCCGCTCCCGGGAGAAATCCTACATCTTCGATGTGGCCTTTGACTCCACGGCCACCCAG GAGACCGTGTACCATGCCACCACCCGGAGCCTCATCATGGTTGTCGTCTCTGGCTATAATGCCACTGTGTTCACCTACGGCCCCACTG gctgcgGGAAAACCTACACCATGCTGGGCACTGATGGCGAGCCTGGCATCTGCGCCCGCACCCTGGGTGACCTCTTCCAGGCCATCCAGGACGCCAGCGGTGATGTGGAGTACGAGGTCTCCATGTCCTACCTCGAG aTCTACAATGAGATGATCCGGGACCTGATGAACCCATcgctgggctgcctgcagctgcggGAGGATGCTGGCGGCACCGTCCGGGTGGCTGGCATCACCGAGGTCTCTGCCACCAATGCTGACGAG GTcatgcagctgctggcacaggggaACAGGCAGCGGACGCAGGAGCCCACGGCCGCCAACCGCACCTCATCACGCTCCCATGCGGTGCTGCAGGTCACTGTGCGCCGGTGGCgtcggggcagggggctgcgccACGGCCGCCTCTTCCTGATCGACCTGGCAGGCTCCGAGCGGGCGGCACAG aCACAGAACCACGGGCAGAGGATGAAGGAAGGAGCCCACATCAACCGCTCACTGCTGGCCCTGGGCAACTGCATCAAGGCCCTGAGCCACCGGACGAGCACCAGATACATCAACTACCGTGACAGCAAGCTGACCCGCCTGCTCAAG GACTCTCTGGGGGGCAACAGCCACACAGTAATGATCGCCCACATCAGCCCAGCCAGCACCGCCTTTGAGGAGTCCCGCAGCACCCTCGCCTACGCCCAACGTGCCAAGAGCATCCGCAGCACG GTGAGGCACAACCTACCTGGCGTCTCGTACAGCGTCATGGCTGACCTGCACAGGGGGATCCAGTGCCTCAAGGGCCAGGGAGATGCCAAGccggggcagccagggcagggcaagCACCAGGATATCCCCTACATCCAGG CCCAGGTTCGGCTGTGTGGTGACCGCCCCAAGTTGGGCTGTGTGCGAGAAGATCTGCTTGGGACCTGCCGGGATCAGGCAGCCCTGCGTGACCTCCTCCTCCGGCTGGAGGGCACCACGCTGCGTGCCCAGCACCTCCTCACCCTCGCCGG GACACGGCAGGACCAGCAGTGGAGcaaggaggagcagggggagctgAACGGCCCCGGTGACAGCGAGGGGGACTCAGACGCAGGGGATGAGCAATTGGATGTGCCAGAGCCACCCAGCGTGGCTGTTGCCCACAAAAGCATAGCGACTCTGCTGGAGGAACAGGGCGGGCTCCAGAAGCCGGAGGTTTGGGACCCCTGTCCCCACCGCCAGCAGCTGAAACCCCATCCCCAGAAATCTGAGTTTTACAAGTCTCAGCCCagcagcgtgggtcccccagcagccctgggggtTCATGGATGCTCGTGGGCTGAG gcagagctggtgcagcacttctggcagaggcagcagggcacaCAGAGGCTGGAGGAGGCCCTGCGGCACCAGCgcagctgggaggagcagcgggaggtgctggccctgctgtgccGCCTGcaccagctggagctggagctgacAGAGTCACGTTCCCACACCCTGCTCAAGGGTGGCCTCCGGCACCTGCCAGCCACCACCATGCGACACTTCGACTGGCACCAGGCCCTCTGCGCCTGCAtcatccagcagcagcaactcaTCACCG ACCACCGGCTGCCGGTGCCGCAGTCACTGGAGGAGCTGTATGAGACCTACCTGCGGGAGCTGGCAGAGGGCCCTGGGGAGACTGGCACCCTCAAGGTAGGGCAGGACACCCCCACCCTTCCAGCCCATGCAGGGCCCTCaccccctgtccctgcccagggcacgTCGCTGCCCAAGATCCCACAGGTGGCCGGCACGGAGAGCCTGCCAGCCTCGGACTGGGACAGCGTGTGGGCACAGAGCTGTGAGCACCCCGCACCACCACAGCAGGGGCCCCGCTGTGACACCCTCCCACCCCTGCGCCCCACAGGGGACAGGTACAGGTGGGCATCCCCCGCTCCCCATGTGCATGGGGCTGCATGTGCCCCACAGCCTGGTGGCAGAGGGTCAGGGGTGtctcctctccagcagcatTCCAACCCCCATGGTCAAGAAGACCCCGCAGGCACAGCacctggggagcacagcagtgCCTGCCCCAACTTCCAGACGGGGAACGGTGCTCCAGGAG CACACGCCACGGGCCAGCCTGGCCAGCCTGAGGACCCGGCACGACTCCTTCCCGGGTAG
- the LOC101912629 gene encoding kinesin-like protein KIF19 isoform X3: MVRIQVRVPLSLSLSPPPHVHPKFSQVALRIRPMNTAELAEGARPIAHRVDEQVVVLQDPMEDPDDILRASRSREKSYIFDVAFDSTATQETVYHATTRSLIMVVVSGYNATVFTYGPTGCGKTYTMLGTDGEPGICARTLGDLFQAIQDASGDVEYEVSMSYLEIYNEMIRDLMNPSLGCLQLREDAGGTVRVAGITEVSATNADEVMQLLAQGNRQRTQEPTAANRTSSRSHAVLQVTVRRWRRGRGLRHGRLFLIDLAGSERAAQTQNHGQRMKEGAHINRSLLALGNCIKALSHRTSTRYINYRDSKLTRLLKDSLGGNSHTVMIAHISPASTAFEESRSTLAYAQRAKSIRSTVRHNLPGVSYSVMADLHRGIQCLKGQGDAKPGQPGQGKHQDIPYIQAQVRLCGDRPKLGCVREDLLGTCRDQAALRDLLLRLEGTTLRAQHLLTLAGTRQDQQWSKEEQGELNGPGDSEGDSDAGDEQLDVPEPPSVAVAHKSIATLLEEQGGLQKPEVWDPCPHRQQLKPHPQKSEFYKSQPSSVGPPAALGVHGCSWAEAELVQHFWQRQQGTQRLEEALRHQRSWEEQREVLALLCRLHQLELELTESRSHTLLKGGLRHLPATTMRHFDWHQALCACIIQQQQLITDHRLPVPQSLEELYETYLRELAEGPGETGTLKIPQVAGTESLPASDWDSVWAQSCEHPAPPQQGPRCDTLPPLRPTGDRYSIPTPMVKKTPQAQHLGSTAVPAPTSRRGTVLQEHTPRASLASLRTRHDSFPGSRTGVVAMRRGEPSGQRGCVGGHAPLTVPPCHRVPRDVKQHQEHRGQGYPALGPHPGERPLRMATRAGWPRAVAHQQRGQPGGDSHPLPGSLGVGVQEGWQGAREEGGIDGCQKDIKAVTVLRGHQPQCRCRYGGAVPPARRR; this comes from the exons ATGGTTCGCATACAGGTCCGTGtccccctgtccctgtccctgtccccaccaccCCATGTTCATCCCAAATTCTCACAGGTGGCTCTTCGCATCCGTCCGATGAACACTGCCGAGCTGGCGGAGGGGGCCAGGCCCATCGCCCACCGCGTGGATGAGCAG GTTGTGGTGCTGCAAGACCCCATGGAAGACCCCGATGACATCCTGCGAGCCAGCCGCTCCCGGGAGAAATCCTACATCTTCGATGTGGCCTTTGACTCCACGGCCACCCAG GAGACCGTGTACCATGCCACCACCCGGAGCCTCATCATGGTTGTCGTCTCTGGCTATAATGCCACTGTGTTCACCTACGGCCCCACTG gctgcgGGAAAACCTACACCATGCTGGGCACTGATGGCGAGCCTGGCATCTGCGCCCGCACCCTGGGTGACCTCTTCCAGGCCATCCAGGACGCCAGCGGTGATGTGGAGTACGAGGTCTCCATGTCCTACCTCGAG aTCTACAATGAGATGATCCGGGACCTGATGAACCCATcgctgggctgcctgcagctgcggGAGGATGCTGGCGGCACCGTCCGGGTGGCTGGCATCACCGAGGTCTCTGCCACCAATGCTGACGAG GTcatgcagctgctggcacaggggaACAGGCAGCGGACGCAGGAGCCCACGGCCGCCAACCGCACCTCATCACGCTCCCATGCGGTGCTGCAGGTCACTGTGCGCCGGTGGCgtcggggcagggggctgcgccACGGCCGCCTCTTCCTGATCGACCTGGCAGGCTCCGAGCGGGCGGCACAG aCACAGAACCACGGGCAGAGGATGAAGGAAGGAGCCCACATCAACCGCTCACTGCTGGCCCTGGGCAACTGCATCAAGGCCCTGAGCCACCGGACGAGCACCAGATACATCAACTACCGTGACAGCAAGCTGACCCGCCTGCTCAAG GACTCTCTGGGGGGCAACAGCCACACAGTAATGATCGCCCACATCAGCCCAGCCAGCACCGCCTTTGAGGAGTCCCGCAGCACCCTCGCCTACGCCCAACGTGCCAAGAGCATCCGCAGCACG GTGAGGCACAACCTACCTGGCGTCTCGTACAGCGTCATGGCTGACCTGCACAGGGGGATCCAGTGCCTCAAGGGCCAGGGAGATGCCAAGccggggcagccagggcagggcaagCACCAGGATATCCCCTACATCCAGG CCCAGGTTCGGCTGTGTGGTGACCGCCCCAAGTTGGGCTGTGTGCGAGAAGATCTGCTTGGGACCTGCCGGGATCAGGCAGCCCTGCGTGACCTCCTCCTCCGGCTGGAGGGCACCACGCTGCGTGCCCAGCACCTCCTCACCCTCGCCGG GACACGGCAGGACCAGCAGTGGAGcaaggaggagcagggggagctgAACGGCCCCGGTGACAGCGAGGGGGACTCAGACGCAGGGGATGAGCAATTGGATGTGCCAGAGCCACCCAGCGTGGCTGTTGCCCACAAAAGCATAGCGACTCTGCTGGAGGAACAGGGCGGGCTCCAGAAGCCGGAGGTTTGGGACCCCTGTCCCCACCGCCAGCAGCTGAAACCCCATCCCCAGAAATCTGAGTTTTACAAGTCTCAGCCCagcagcgtgggtcccccagcagccctgggggtTCATGGATGCTCGTGGGCTGAG gcagagctggtgcagcacttctggcagaggcagcagggcacaCAGAGGCTGGAGGAGGCCCTGCGGCACCAGCgcagctgggaggagcagcgggaggtgctggccctgctgtgccGCCTGcaccagctggagctggagctgacAGAGTCACGTTCCCACACCCTGCTCAAGGGTGGCCTCCGGCACCTGCCAGCCACCACCATGCGACACTTCGACTGGCACCAGGCCCTCTGCGCCTGCAtcatccagcagcagcaactcaTCACCG ACCACCGGCTGCCGGTGCCGCAGTCACTGGAGGAGCTGTATGAGACCTACCTGCGGGAGCTGGCAGAGGGCCCTGGGGAGACTGGCACCCTCAAG ATCCCACAGGTGGCCGGCACGGAGAGCCTGCCAGCCTCGGACTGGGACAGCGTGTGGGCACAGAGCTGTGAGCACCCCGCACCACCACAGCAGGGGCCCCGCTGTGACACCCTCCCACCCCTGCGCCCCACAGGGGACAGGTACAG catTCCAACCCCCATGGTCAAGAAGACCCCGCAGGCACAGCacctggggagcacagcagtgCCTGCCCCAACTTCCAGACGGGGAACGGTGCTCCAGGAG CACACGCCACGGGCCAGCCTGGCCAGCCTGAGGACCCGGCACGACTCCTTCCCGGGTAGCAGGACCGGTGTGGTGGCAATGCGCAGGGGCGAGCCAAGCGGCCAGCGGGGCTGCGTGGGTGGCCATGCCCCACTGACAGTGCCACCATGCCACAGAGTGCCCAGAGATGTCAAGCAGCATCAGGAGCATCGCGGCCAAGGCTACCCAGCACTGGGCCCACATCCTGGAGAGCGCCCACTCAGGATGGCCACCCGAGCAGGGTGGCCGCGGGCTGTGGCACACCAGCAGCGAGGACAGCCTGGTGGGGACAGCCACCCGCTCCCTGGGAGCCTGGGTGTGGGTGTGCAAGAagggtggcagggagccagggaagagggaggaatTGATGGATGCCAAAAGGACATCAAAGCGGTCACTGTCCTTCGAGGTCACCAGCCACAATGTAGGTGCAGGTATGGAGGGGCCGTGCCCCCGGCAAGGCGGCGCTGA
- the LOC101912629 gene encoding kinesin-like protein KIF19 isoform X7, with protein MVRIQVRVPLSLSLSPPPHVHPKFSQVALRIRPMNTAELAEGARPIAHRVDEQVVVLQDPMEDPDDILRASRSREKSYIFDVAFDSTATQETVYHATTRSLIMVVVSGYNATVFTYGPTGCGKTYTMLGTDGEPGICARTLGDLFQAIQDASGDVEYEVSMSYLEIYNEMIRDLMNPSLGCLQLREDAGGTVRVAGITEVSATNADEVMQLLAQGNRQRTQEPTAANRTSSRSHAVLQVTVRRWRRGRGLRHGRLFLIDLAGSERAAQTQNHGQRMKEGAHINRSLLALGNCIKALSHRTSTRYINYRDSKLTRLLKDSLGGNSHTVMIAHISPASTAFEESRSTLAYAQRAKSIRSTVRHNLPGVSYSVMADLHRGIQCLKGQGDAKPGQPGQGKHQDIPYIQAQVRLCGDRPKLGCVREDLLGTCRDQAALRDLLLRLEGTTLRAQHLLTLAGTRQDQQWSKEEQGELNGPGDSEGDSDAGDEQLDVPEPPSVAVAHKSIATLLEEQGGLQKPEVWDPCPHRQQLKPHPQKSEFYKSQPSSVGPPAALGVHGCSWAEAELVQHFWQRQQGTQRLEEALRHQRSWEEQREVLALLCRLHQLELELTESRSHTLLKGGLRHLPATTMRHFDWHQALCACIIQQQQLITDHRLPVPQSLEELYETYLRELAEGPGETGTLKVGQDTPTLPAHAGPSPPVPAQGTSLPKIPQVAGTESLPASDWDSVWAQSCEHPAPPQQGPRCDTLPPLRPTGDRYSIPTPMVKKTPQAQHLGSTAVPAPTSRRGTVLQEVSAAMPMASKL; from the exons ATGGTTCGCATACAGGTCCGTGtccccctgtccctgtccctgtccccaccaccCCATGTTCATCCCAAATTCTCACAGGTGGCTCTTCGCATCCGTCCGATGAACACTGCCGAGCTGGCGGAGGGGGCCAGGCCCATCGCCCACCGCGTGGATGAGCAG GTTGTGGTGCTGCAAGACCCCATGGAAGACCCCGATGACATCCTGCGAGCCAGCCGCTCCCGGGAGAAATCCTACATCTTCGATGTGGCCTTTGACTCCACGGCCACCCAG GAGACCGTGTACCATGCCACCACCCGGAGCCTCATCATGGTTGTCGTCTCTGGCTATAATGCCACTGTGTTCACCTACGGCCCCACTG gctgcgGGAAAACCTACACCATGCTGGGCACTGATGGCGAGCCTGGCATCTGCGCCCGCACCCTGGGTGACCTCTTCCAGGCCATCCAGGACGCCAGCGGTGATGTGGAGTACGAGGTCTCCATGTCCTACCTCGAG aTCTACAATGAGATGATCCGGGACCTGATGAACCCATcgctgggctgcctgcagctgcggGAGGATGCTGGCGGCACCGTCCGGGTGGCTGGCATCACCGAGGTCTCTGCCACCAATGCTGACGAG GTcatgcagctgctggcacaggggaACAGGCAGCGGACGCAGGAGCCCACGGCCGCCAACCGCACCTCATCACGCTCCCATGCGGTGCTGCAGGTCACTGTGCGCCGGTGGCgtcggggcagggggctgcgccACGGCCGCCTCTTCCTGATCGACCTGGCAGGCTCCGAGCGGGCGGCACAG aCACAGAACCACGGGCAGAGGATGAAGGAAGGAGCCCACATCAACCGCTCACTGCTGGCCCTGGGCAACTGCATCAAGGCCCTGAGCCACCGGACGAGCACCAGATACATCAACTACCGTGACAGCAAGCTGACCCGCCTGCTCAAG GACTCTCTGGGGGGCAACAGCCACACAGTAATGATCGCCCACATCAGCCCAGCCAGCACCGCCTTTGAGGAGTCCCGCAGCACCCTCGCCTACGCCCAACGTGCCAAGAGCATCCGCAGCACG GTGAGGCACAACCTACCTGGCGTCTCGTACAGCGTCATGGCTGACCTGCACAGGGGGATCCAGTGCCTCAAGGGCCAGGGAGATGCCAAGccggggcagccagggcagggcaagCACCAGGATATCCCCTACATCCAGG CCCAGGTTCGGCTGTGTGGTGACCGCCCCAAGTTGGGCTGTGTGCGAGAAGATCTGCTTGGGACCTGCCGGGATCAGGCAGCCCTGCGTGACCTCCTCCTCCGGCTGGAGGGCACCACGCTGCGTGCCCAGCACCTCCTCACCCTCGCCGG GACACGGCAGGACCAGCAGTGGAGcaaggaggagcagggggagctgAACGGCCCCGGTGACAGCGAGGGGGACTCAGACGCAGGGGATGAGCAATTGGATGTGCCAGAGCCACCCAGCGTGGCTGTTGCCCACAAAAGCATAGCGACTCTGCTGGAGGAACAGGGCGGGCTCCAGAAGCCGGAGGTTTGGGACCCCTGTCCCCACCGCCAGCAGCTGAAACCCCATCCCCAGAAATCTGAGTTTTACAAGTCTCAGCCCagcagcgtgggtcccccagcagccctgggggtTCATGGATGCTCGTGGGCTGAG gcagagctggtgcagcacttctggcagaggcagcagggcacaCAGAGGCTGGAGGAGGCCCTGCGGCACCAGCgcagctgggaggagcagcgggaggtgctggccctgctgtgccGCCTGcaccagctggagctggagctgacAGAGTCACGTTCCCACACCCTGCTCAAGGGTGGCCTCCGGCACCTGCCAGCCACCACCATGCGACACTTCGACTGGCACCAGGCCCTCTGCGCCTGCAtcatccagcagcagcaactcaTCACCG ACCACCGGCTGCCGGTGCCGCAGTCACTGGAGGAGCTGTATGAGACCTACCTGCGGGAGCTGGCAGAGGGCCCTGGGGAGACTGGCACCCTCAAGGTAGGGCAGGACACCCCCACCCTTCCAGCCCATGCAGGGCCCTCaccccctgtccctgcccagggcacgTCGCTGCCCAAGATCCCACAGGTGGCCGGCACGGAGAGCCTGCCAGCCTCGGACTGGGACAGCGTGTGGGCACAGAGCTGTGAGCACCCCGCACCACCACAGCAGGGGCCCCGCTGTGACACCCTCCCACCCCTGCGCCCCACAGGGGACAGGTACAG catTCCAACCCCCATGGTCAAGAAGACCCCGCAGGCACAGCacctggggagcacagcagtgCCTGCCCCAACTTCCAGACGGGGAACGGTGCTCCAGGAGGTGAGCGCAGCCATGCCTATGGCATCAAAGCTCTAA
- the LOC101912629 gene encoding kinesin-like protein KIF19 isoform X4, whose protein sequence is MVRIQVRVPLSLSLSPPPHVHPKFSQVALRIRPMNTAELAEGARPIAHRVDEQVVVLQDPMEDPDDILRASRSREKSYIFDVAFDSTATQETVYHATTRSLIMVVVSGYNATVFTYGPTGCGKTYTMLGTDGEPGICARTLGDLFQAIQDASGDVEYEVSMSYLEIYNEMIRDLMNPSLGCLQLREDAGGTVRVAGITEVSATNADEVMQLLAQGNRQRTQEPTAANRTSSRSHAVLQVTVRRWRRGRGLRHGRLFLIDLAGSERAAQTQNHGQRMKEGAHINRSLLALGNCIKALSHRTSTRYINYRDSKLTRLLKDSLGGNSHTVMIAHISPASTAFEESRSTLAYAQRAKSIRSTVRHNLPGVSYSVMADLHRGIQCLKGQGDAKPGQPGQGKHQDIPYIQAQVRLCGDRPKLGCVREDLLGTCRDQAALRDLLLRLEGTTLRAQHLLTLAGTRQDQQWSKEEQGELNGPGDSEGDSDAGDEQLDVPEPPSVAVAHKSIATLLEEQGGLQKPEAELVQHFWQRQQGTQRLEEALRHQRSWEEQREVLALLCRLHQLELELTESRSHTLLKGGLRHLPATTMRHFDWHQALCACIIQQQQLITDHRLPVPQSLEELYETYLRELAEGPGETGTLKVGQDTPTLPAHAGPSPPVPAQGTSLPKIPQVAGTESLPASDWDSVWAQSCEHPAPPQQGPRCDTLPPLRPTGDRYSIPTPMVKKTPQAQHLGSTAVPAPTSRRGTVLQEHTPRASLASLRTRHDSFPGSRTGVVAMRRGEPSGQRGCVGGHAPLTVPPCHRVPRDVKQHQEHRGQGYPALGPHPGERPLRMATRAGWPRAVAHQQRGQPGGDSHPLPGSLGVGVQEGWQGAREEGGIDGCQKDIKAVTVLRGHQPQCRCRYGGAVPPARRR, encoded by the exons ATGGTTCGCATACAGGTCCGTGtccccctgtccctgtccctgtccccaccaccCCATGTTCATCCCAAATTCTCACAGGTGGCTCTTCGCATCCGTCCGATGAACACTGCCGAGCTGGCGGAGGGGGCCAGGCCCATCGCCCACCGCGTGGATGAGCAG GTTGTGGTGCTGCAAGACCCCATGGAAGACCCCGATGACATCCTGCGAGCCAGCCGCTCCCGGGAGAAATCCTACATCTTCGATGTGGCCTTTGACTCCACGGCCACCCAG GAGACCGTGTACCATGCCACCACCCGGAGCCTCATCATGGTTGTCGTCTCTGGCTATAATGCCACTGTGTTCACCTACGGCCCCACTG gctgcgGGAAAACCTACACCATGCTGGGCACTGATGGCGAGCCTGGCATCTGCGCCCGCACCCTGGGTGACCTCTTCCAGGCCATCCAGGACGCCAGCGGTGATGTGGAGTACGAGGTCTCCATGTCCTACCTCGAG aTCTACAATGAGATGATCCGGGACCTGATGAACCCATcgctgggctgcctgcagctgcggGAGGATGCTGGCGGCACCGTCCGGGTGGCTGGCATCACCGAGGTCTCTGCCACCAATGCTGACGAG GTcatgcagctgctggcacaggggaACAGGCAGCGGACGCAGGAGCCCACGGCCGCCAACCGCACCTCATCACGCTCCCATGCGGTGCTGCAGGTCACTGTGCGCCGGTGGCgtcggggcagggggctgcgccACGGCCGCCTCTTCCTGATCGACCTGGCAGGCTCCGAGCGGGCGGCACAG aCACAGAACCACGGGCAGAGGATGAAGGAAGGAGCCCACATCAACCGCTCACTGCTGGCCCTGGGCAACTGCATCAAGGCCCTGAGCCACCGGACGAGCACCAGATACATCAACTACCGTGACAGCAAGCTGACCCGCCTGCTCAAG GACTCTCTGGGGGGCAACAGCCACACAGTAATGATCGCCCACATCAGCCCAGCCAGCACCGCCTTTGAGGAGTCCCGCAGCACCCTCGCCTACGCCCAACGTGCCAAGAGCATCCGCAGCACG GTGAGGCACAACCTACCTGGCGTCTCGTACAGCGTCATGGCTGACCTGCACAGGGGGATCCAGTGCCTCAAGGGCCAGGGAGATGCCAAGccggggcagccagggcagggcaagCACCAGGATATCCCCTACATCCAGG CCCAGGTTCGGCTGTGTGGTGACCGCCCCAAGTTGGGCTGTGTGCGAGAAGATCTGCTTGGGACCTGCCGGGATCAGGCAGCCCTGCGTGACCTCCTCCTCCGGCTGGAGGGCACCACGCTGCGTGCCCAGCACCTCCTCACCCTCGCCGG GACACGGCAGGACCAGCAGTGGAGcaaggaggagcagggggagctgAACGGCCCCGGTGACAGCGAGGGGGACTCAGACGCAGGGGATGAGCAATTGGATGTGCCAGAGCCACCCAGCGTGGCTGTTGCCCACAAAAGCATAGCGACTCTGCTGGAGGAACAGGGCGGGCTCCAGAAGCCGGAG gcagagctggtgcagcacttctggcagaggcagcagggcacaCAGAGGCTGGAGGAGGCCCTGCGGCACCAGCgcagctgggaggagcagcgggaggtgctggccctgctgtgccGCCTGcaccagctggagctggagctgacAGAGTCACGTTCCCACACCCTGCTCAAGGGTGGCCTCCGGCACCTGCCAGCCACCACCATGCGACACTTCGACTGGCACCAGGCCCTCTGCGCCTGCAtcatccagcagcagcaactcaTCACCG ACCACCGGCTGCCGGTGCCGCAGTCACTGGAGGAGCTGTATGAGACCTACCTGCGGGAGCTGGCAGAGGGCCCTGGGGAGACTGGCACCCTCAAGGTAGGGCAGGACACCCCCACCCTTCCAGCCCATGCAGGGCCCTCaccccctgtccctgcccagggcacgTCGCTGCCCAAGATCCCACAGGTGGCCGGCACGGAGAGCCTGCCAGCCTCGGACTGGGACAGCGTGTGGGCACAGAGCTGTGAGCACCCCGCACCACCACAGCAGGGGCCCCGCTGTGACACCCTCCCACCCCTGCGCCCCACAGGGGACAGGTACAG catTCCAACCCCCATGGTCAAGAAGACCCCGCAGGCACAGCacctggggagcacagcagtgCCTGCCCCAACTTCCAGACGGGGAACGGTGCTCCAGGAG CACACGCCACGGGCCAGCCTGGCCAGCCTGAGGACCCGGCACGACTCCTTCCCGGGTAGCAGGACCGGTGTGGTGGCAATGCGCAGGGGCGAGCCAAGCGGCCAGCGGGGCTGCGTGGGTGGCCATGCCCCACTGACAGTGCCACCATGCCACAGAGTGCCCAGAGATGTCAAGCAGCATCAGGAGCATCGCGGCCAAGGCTACCCAGCACTGGGCCCACATCCTGGAGAGCGCCCACTCAGGATGGCCACCCGAGCAGGGTGGCCGCGGGCTGTGGCACACCAGCAGCGAGGACAGCCTGGTGGGGACAGCCACCCGCTCCCTGGGAGCCTGGGTGTGGGTGTGCAAGAagggtggcagggagccagggaagagggaggaatTGATGGATGCCAAAAGGACATCAAAGCGGTCACTGTCCTTCGAGGTCACCAGCCACAATGTAGGTGCAGGTATGGAGGGGCCGTGCCCCCGGCAAGGCGGCGCTGA